From the genome of Streptomyces sp. NBC_00659, one region includes:
- a CDS encoding PadR family transcriptional regulator, whose product MSIGHTLLGLLESGPRHGYDLKRAFDETFGHDRPLHYGQVYSTMSRLLKNGLVEVDGIEAGGGPERKRYAITDAGITDVERWLATPQKPEEYLQSALYTKVVLALLTHRDAADILDTQRSEHLRSMRILTDRKRKGDLADQLICDHALFHLEADLRWLELTAARLDKLREAVAR is encoded by the coding sequence ATGTCCATCGGTCACACCCTTTTGGGGCTCCTGGAGTCCGGCCCGCGACACGGTTACGACCTGAAGCGGGCCTTCGATGAGACGTTCGGTCACGACCGACCGCTGCACTACGGCCAGGTCTACTCGACGATGTCCCGGCTGCTGAAGAACGGCCTCGTCGAGGTCGACGGGATCGAGGCCGGCGGCGGCCCGGAGCGCAAGCGCTACGCGATCACCGACGCTGGCATCACCGACGTAGAGCGGTGGCTCGCGACCCCGCAGAAGCCGGAGGAATACCTCCAGTCGGCCCTCTACACCAAAGTCGTCCTCGCGCTGCTCACCCACCGGGACGCCGCCGACATCCTGGACACCCAACGCTCCGAACACCTGCGCAGCATGCGCATCCTGACCGACCGCAAGCGCAAGGGCGATCTGGCGGACCAGCTGATCTGCGACCACGCCCTCTTCCACCTGGAAGCGGACCTGCGCTGGCTGGAGCTGACCGCCGCCCGACTCGACAAACTCCGTGAGGCTGTAGCTCGATGA
- a CDS encoding acyl-CoA desaturase codes for MSLQSLRPPSAAQPESAPPLLEYDGRAPFPCGGTTCERTGNERLSLTITALIVFLPFLALGLAGWLLWGRLIHPVDVLLATVLYTVTGLGVTVGFHRGLTHGGYRAVRPLRIALATAGSMSFQGDVIGWVAIHRRHHAFTDRPGDPHSPYRYGTSVRGQLRGLADAHVGWLFRNEPTSAARYAPDLVADRDIRAVSRAFPALCVLTLVLPFAAGRLIGGTWVSALTALLWAGLVRIALLHHVTWSVNSLCHVIGERPFRTRRHDRSTNLWPLALLSFGESWHNLHHADPTSARHGVDRGQLDPSAAVIRLFERLGWVRDVRWPTPDRIAARRA; via the coding sequence ATGTCTCTTCAGTCTCTCCGTCCCCCGTCCGCCGCTCAGCCGGAAAGTGCCCCGCCGCTCCTGGAGTACGACGGGAGGGCACCCTTCCCGTGCGGCGGAACGACTTGTGAGCGCACCGGCAACGAGCGGCTGTCCCTGACGATCACGGCGTTGATCGTCTTCCTGCCGTTCCTGGCACTAGGCCTGGCCGGCTGGTTGCTGTGGGGGCGCCTGATCCATCCTGTCGATGTCCTGCTCGCCACGGTGCTCTACACGGTCACGGGCCTCGGCGTCACCGTCGGCTTCCACCGGGGCCTGACCCACGGCGGCTACCGTGCCGTACGGCCACTGCGCATCGCGCTCGCGACGGCCGGGTCGATGAGCTTCCAGGGTGACGTGATCGGCTGGGTCGCCATCCACCGCCGCCACCACGCCTTCACCGACCGGCCGGGCGATCCGCACTCTCCGTACCGCTACGGCACTTCCGTGCGCGGTCAGTTGCGGGGGCTGGCGGACGCCCACGTCGGCTGGCTGTTCCGCAACGAGCCCACATCCGCGGCGCGTTACGCTCCCGACCTCGTCGCCGACCGCGACATCCGGGCCGTGTCCCGGGCCTTCCCGGCCCTGTGTGTGCTCACCCTCGTCCTCCCCTTCGCCGCGGGCAGGCTGATCGGCGGCACCTGGGTGTCCGCTCTGACCGCCCTGCTGTGGGCGGGACTCGTCCGCATCGCCCTGCTCCACCATGTCACCTGGAGCGTGAACTCCCTCTGCCATGTGATCGGCGAGCGTCCGTTCCGCACCCGTCGCCACGACCGCTCCACCAACCTGTGGCCTCTGGCCCTGCTCTCCTTCGGAGAGAGCTGGCACAACCTCCACCACGCCGACCCCACCAGCGCCCGGCACGGCGTCGACCGCGGCCAGCTCGACCCCTCCGCCGCCGTCATCCGCCTTTTCGAACGCCTCGGCTGGGTCAGGGACGTGCGCTGGCCCACCCCGGACCGTATCGCCGCCCGTCGCGCGTGA
- a CDS encoding response regulator transcription factor, whose product MRVLVAEDHAILARTIATGLRRQSMAVDIAASGDEAERMCLLADYDVLVLDRDLPVMTGDAVCLRLRGRADPPMILMLTAAGTLEDRVYGLERLGADDYLTKPFDFTELVARVRALSRRTPTASPVVHHYQGISLDLSRHEVCVDGRAVDLTPKEFAVLLMLVEARGGAVTHRELVRSVWDEHLDPRTSAVRATVSRLRGKLGLPDVIVADAGEGYRLCR is encoded by the coding sequence ATGAGAGTTCTGGTAGCCGAGGATCACGCGATCCTGGCGCGGACCATCGCCACCGGCCTGCGCAGGCAGTCCATGGCGGTCGACATCGCCGCATCGGGCGACGAGGCCGAACGGATGTGCCTGCTTGCCGACTACGACGTGCTGGTCCTCGACCGCGATCTGCCGGTGATGACGGGTGACGCGGTCTGTCTCCGGCTCCGCGGACGGGCGGATCCGCCGATGATCCTGATGCTGACCGCGGCCGGCACACTCGAGGACCGGGTCTACGGCCTGGAGCGCCTGGGAGCCGACGACTATCTCACCAAGCCCTTCGACTTCACCGAACTGGTCGCCCGGGTACGGGCATTGAGCCGGCGTACGCCCACGGCGTCGCCGGTCGTCCACCACTACCAGGGGATCTCTCTGGACCTGTCCCGGCACGAAGTATGCGTGGACGGCCGGGCGGTCGATCTCACGCCCAAGGAGTTCGCCGTGCTCCTGATGCTGGTCGAGGCGCGCGGCGGGGCCGTCACACATCGGGAGCTGGTGCGTTCCGTCTGGGACGAGCACCTGGACCCGCGCACGAGCGCGGTCCGCGCCACCGTCAGCCGCTTGCGGGGCAAACTCGGCCTGCCGGACGTGATCGTGGCGGACGCCGGTGAGGGGTATCGGCTGTGCCGTTGA
- a CDS encoding DUF5994 family protein gives MTATFEATLPRLAPVAAPPARLVLKADARSRGLLDGAWWPRSRDLLRELPALTDALDPLWGRITHVAVNPEHWPVIPHKVPVRGHVVKVGWFTPEIDPHKLLLLSYGTGRWDLLVIPPETGPEAAARLMTAASEYGGLPLTASQLITADQALHDVSPVPNQVRDAERTWESEGGASQVTAAVPKQASRLIIGM, from the coding sequence ATGACCGCGACCTTCGAAGCAACCCTGCCGCGGCTCGCACCCGTCGCGGCGCCTCCCGCCCGTCTCGTACTGAAGGCCGACGCCCGATCCCGCGGGCTCCTGGACGGCGCCTGGTGGCCGCGCTCCCGCGACCTGCTGCGCGAACTGCCCGCACTGACCGATGCGTTGGACCCCCTGTGGGGCCGCATCACCCATGTCGCCGTCAACCCCGAGCACTGGCCGGTCATCCCGCACAAGGTGCCCGTCCGCGGCCATGTCGTGAAGGTCGGCTGGTTCACTCCGGAGATCGACCCGCACAAGCTTCTTCTCCTGTCCTACGGCACCGGCCGCTGGGACCTGCTGGTGATCCCGCCCGAGACCGGCCCGGAAGCAGCTGCACGTCTGATGACGGCGGCATCCGAATACGGCGGCCTGCCACTGACCGCGAGCCAGCTCATCACCGCCGACCAGGCCCTGCACGACGTTTCCCCCGTCCCCAACCAGGTGCGGGACGCGGAGAGGACATGGGAGTCCGAGGGCGGCGCCTCGCAGGTCACTGCGGCTGTCCCGAAGCAGGCCAGCCGACTGATCATCGGTATGTGA
- a CDS encoding ABC transporter permease: MSPRQWSRDLAMGARFAVTGGREGWVRMTLTAVGVGLGVALLLLCTAMPNVFTSRSKVEDARYTNTYSQTVLPKADNTFLIADADTTWHDDDVRGRFVEPEGRRAPLPPGVDRFPGKGEMVVSPALKDLLDSDDAKLLRERLPYKITGTIGESGLIGSHELAYYAGASGLKLTDSSLVTRLAKFGKPDATPEKSDPVLLLMVLVVFVVLLTPVAVFIAAAVRFGGERRDRRLAALRLVGSDRGMTRRIAAGEALAGALLGLAVGTGFFLLGRQKLGTGELLGVSVWPSYLDPTPALAALVAVAVPVAAVLVTLLAMRGVVVEPLGVVRAAKQSRRRLWWRLLPTLAGLAMLYPMIGQGHKNGNFNQYLVIGGVLMLLIGITALLPWVVEAVVVRLGKGPLSWQLAVRRLQLSSGTAARMVNGIAVAVAGAIALQMLFTGTQSQYTKSTGKDPSRVQMQVDFSGPKPLPGIEREFTGTKGVRAAVALARSQYGDARRNPENSNGLTVGNCATLRELATLPSCKDGDVFITRTRSGYSDPSNASEIALVKPGRQLYIDPSYDGAERRLEVPWTVPANIREVNARKDSLQDYTSLLVTPAALPQKAAPAVFSDGVYLRLDPSVPDSREYIRNVVARIDPLAQTYSWSATQEDVKYTSIRTGLFVGSAFVLALIGASLLVSQLEQLRERRKLLSALVAFGTRRRTLTLSVLWQTALPVGLGLVLATSVGITLGSALLKMTRTPVAMDWASVLTMTGVGAAVVGVVTLLSLPPLLRMMRPEGLRTE, encoded by the coding sequence ATGAGTCCGCGCCAGTGGTCCAGAGACCTGGCCATGGGAGCCCGGTTCGCCGTCACCGGCGGCCGCGAGGGCTGGGTCCGAATGACGCTGACAGCGGTCGGCGTCGGCCTCGGCGTGGCTCTGCTCCTGTTGTGCACCGCGATGCCCAACGTGTTCACCTCCCGCAGCAAGGTGGAGGACGCCCGCTACACCAACACGTACTCCCAGACGGTCCTGCCCAAGGCCGACAACACTTTCCTGATCGCCGATGCCGACACCACCTGGCACGACGACGACGTCCGGGGCCGGTTCGTCGAACCCGAGGGCAGGCGGGCGCCGCTGCCCCCCGGGGTCGACCGCTTCCCGGGTAAGGGCGAGATGGTGGTCTCCCCCGCGCTCAAGGACCTGCTGGACTCGGACGACGCGAAACTGCTGCGGGAGCGCCTGCCGTACAAGATCACCGGCACGATCGGCGAGAGCGGGCTGATCGGCTCGCACGAACTGGCTTACTACGCGGGCGCCTCGGGGTTGAAGCTCACGGACTCCTCCCTGGTGACACGGCTGGCCAAGTTCGGCAAACCGGACGCGACGCCCGAGAAGAGCGACCCGGTGCTGCTGCTCATGGTCTTGGTCGTGTTCGTGGTGCTGCTGACGCCGGTCGCCGTGTTCATCGCCGCCGCCGTCCGCTTCGGCGGCGAACGCCGCGACCGCCGCCTCGCCGCGCTGCGCCTGGTCGGCTCCGACCGGGGGATGACCCGGCGGATCGCGGCGGGCGAGGCGCTGGCAGGAGCTCTGCTCGGTCTGGCCGTGGGCACCGGCTTCTTCTTGCTCGGCCGCCAGAAGCTGGGCACCGGCGAGTTGCTGGGCGTGAGCGTCTGGCCCAGCTACCTCGACCCCACTCCCGCGCTTGCCGCGCTGGTCGCGGTGGCGGTGCCGGTCGCCGCGGTGCTGGTCACGCTGCTCGCGATGCGCGGCGTGGTCGTCGAACCCCTCGGTGTCGTGCGTGCTGCCAAGCAGAGTCGCCGTCGGCTGTGGTGGCGGCTGCTGCCGACTCTGGCCGGCCTCGCGATGCTCTACCCGATGATCGGCCAAGGCCACAAGAACGGAAACTTCAACCAGTACCTCGTCATCGGCGGCGTCCTGATGTTGCTGATCGGCATCACCGCCCTGCTGCCCTGGGTCGTGGAGGCGGTCGTCGTCCGGCTCGGCAAGGGCCCGCTGTCCTGGCAGTTGGCCGTGCGACGACTGCAGTTGAGCAGCGGCACTGCCGCCCGCATGGTCAACGGCATCGCCGTGGCGGTGGCCGGGGCCATCGCGCTGCAGATGCTCTTCACGGGAACGCAGAGCCAGTACACCAAGAGCACCGGCAAGGACCCCAGCCGGGTCCAGATGCAGGTCGACTTCAGCGGCCCCAAGCCGCTGCCCGGCATCGAGCGCGAATTCACCGGCACCAAGGGGGTCCGGGCCGCGGTGGCCCTGGCCCGCTCCCAGTACGGGGACGCACGTCGCAACCCGGAGAACAGCAACGGCCTGACCGTGGGTAACTGCGCCACCCTGCGTGAACTCGCCACATTGCCCTCCTGCAAGGACGGTGACGTGTTCATCACGCGAACGCGGAGCGGTTACTCGGACCCCAGCAACGCATCCGAAATCGCCCTGGTGAAGCCCGGTCGGCAGCTCTACATCGACCCGTCGTACGACGGCGCCGAACGCCGCCTCGAGGTGCCCTGGACCGTTCCGGCAAACATTCGGGAGGTGAACGCGCGCAAGGACTCACTGCAGGACTACACCAGTCTGCTGGTCACCCCCGCCGCCCTGCCCCAAAAGGCCGCGCCCGCGGTGTTCTCGGACGGTGTCTACCTGCGTCTGGACCCGTCGGTGCCGGACTCACGGGAGTACATACGCAACGTCGTCGCCCGCATCGACCCCCTGGCACAAACCTACAGTTGGTCGGCGACCCAGGAGGACGTCAAGTACACCTCCATCCGCACCGGCCTGTTCGTCGGCTCCGCCTTTGTGCTGGCACTGATCGGCGCGAGTCTGCTGGTCTCCCAGCTGGAGCAGCTGCGCGAGCGCAGGAAGCTGCTCTCCGCGCTGGTCGCCTTCGGCACCCGGCGCCGCACGCTGACCCTGTCGGTACTGTGGCAGACGGCCCTCCCGGTCGGACTCGGCCTCGTACTGGCCACATCGGTGGGCATCACCCTTGGCTCGGCGCTGCTGAAGATGACCCGTACACCGGTGGCCATGGACTGGGCGAGCGTCCTGACCATGACCGGCGTGGGCGCGGCCGTGGTCGGCGTGGTCACGCTGCTCAGCCTGCCGCCGCTGCTGCGGATGATGCGCCCGGAAGGCCTGCGCACGGAATAA
- a CDS encoding ABC transporter ATP-binding protein: MTTSPPGSLLTAQDLRKTYGHTHALDGAEFSIHPGEVVAVMGPSGSGKSTLLHCLAAILPPDSGSITYNGREVTTMSDAQRSALRRSEFGFVFQFGQLVPELTCVENVALPLRLNGTSRKEAERAALGWMERLEVDDLKGKRPGEVSGGQGQRVAVARALVTGPRVLFADEPTGALDSYNGERVMELLTGAARSTNAAVVLVTHETRVAAYSDREIVVRDGKSRDMERAI; the protein is encoded by the coding sequence ATGACGACTTCTCCCCCTGGTTCCCTGCTCACCGCGCAGGACCTGCGCAAGACCTATGGGCACACCCATGCCCTCGACGGCGCCGAGTTCTCCATCCACCCCGGCGAGGTCGTCGCCGTCATGGGCCCCTCCGGCTCCGGCAAGTCGACGCTGCTGCACTGCCTCGCGGCCATCCTGCCGCCCGACTCCGGGTCGATCACCTACAACGGGCGCGAGGTGACGACGATGAGCGACGCCCAGCGCAGCGCGTTACGCCGCTCCGAGTTCGGCTTCGTGTTCCAGTTCGGGCAGCTCGTGCCGGAACTGACCTGCGTGGAAAACGTCGCCCTGCCGCTCAGGCTGAACGGCACCTCCCGCAAGGAAGCCGAGCGGGCGGCGCTCGGCTGGATGGAACGCCTGGAGGTCGACGACCTGAAGGGCAAGCGGCCCGGCGAGGTCTCCGGCGGCCAGGGCCAGCGCGTCGCCGTGGCCCGCGCGCTGGTCACCGGCCCCCGGGTGCTGTTCGCCGACGAACCGACCGGCGCGCTCGACTCCTACAACGGTGAGCGCGTGATGGAACTGCTCACCGGCGCGGCCCGCTCCACCAACGCCGCCGTCGTCCTCGTCACCCACGAGACACGGGTGGCCGCCTACTCCGACCGCGAGATCGTCGTACGCGACGGCAAGTCCCGGGACATGGAGCGCGCCATATGA
- a CDS encoding ABC transporter permease — MNFIKRAGLSLWSRKARTLITLGTFLVICTMVFAGFLIGTATGRAADSAERRLGAAVTLGMDLTGAGGGMPGQAPQIGSDVVDRIGGSPLVAKYNYTYNDGTTLLGGLELTGSKPLVPDAPATYTLAAGVRDSSLLPDFASGNWKLLSGGHVTAADQDRNEVLIEERLASKNHLEAGDRMTLSENDPTGKGKAVFTVKGIYHNPSDQPDPDYQQAPGDKLIVPAGALGRLNSGGKQGPTPLQGATFQLKDAAAFDAFHAQADRTAGNALKGFKLSINDKALKQMTGPLDSVATSATAAMWLIGIAGGLVLGLLATLAVKQRRTEFGILLSLGETKWKLVAQQCVETVVVVVLAIGLSSVFSQNLTQKAGDTLLHDQAASAQRKINAWQPPPPGSTGLEQGIDPNSAPVKGADPIDKIAVRLQPSDVATVAGIGLGIGLLATAIPAASALRLNPRRILTKGK; from the coding sequence ATGAACTTCATCAAACGCGCCGGCCTGAGCCTGTGGTCACGCAAAGCCAGAACCCTGATCACCCTGGGCACCTTTCTGGTCATCTGCACCATGGTGTTCGCCGGGTTCCTCATCGGAACCGCCACCGGACGCGCCGCCGACAGCGCCGAACGCCGCCTCGGCGCCGCCGTCACCCTTGGGATGGATCTCACCGGCGCGGGGGGCGGCATGCCGGGCCAGGCCCCGCAGATCGGCTCGGACGTCGTCGACAGGATCGGCGGATCCCCGCTGGTGGCCAAGTACAACTACACGTACAACGACGGAACCACGCTGCTCGGCGGCCTCGAACTCACCGGCAGCAAGCCCCTCGTGCCCGACGCGCCCGCCACCTACACCCTGGCCGCCGGCGTCCGGGACTCCTCCCTGCTCCCCGACTTCGCCAGCGGCAACTGGAAGCTGCTGTCCGGCGGGCATGTCACCGCCGCCGATCAGGACCGCAACGAGGTCCTGATCGAGGAACGGCTGGCGAGCAAGAACCACCTCGAGGCCGGCGACAGGATGACGCTGTCCGAGAACGACCCCACCGGCAAGGGCAAGGCCGTCTTCACCGTCAAGGGCATCTACCACAACCCCTCCGACCAGCCCGACCCCGACTACCAACAGGCCCCGGGCGACAAGCTGATCGTCCCGGCCGGCGCACTGGGCAGGCTCAACTCCGGCGGCAAGCAGGGCCCGACCCCCCTGCAGGGCGCGACCTTCCAGCTGAAGGACGCCGCCGCGTTCGACGCCTTCCACGCGCAGGCCGACCGTACGGCCGGGAACGCGCTGAAGGGATTCAAGCTCAGCATCAACGACAAGGCCCTGAAGCAGATGACCGGTCCCCTGGACAGTGTCGCCACCTCCGCGACCGCGGCCATGTGGCTGATCGGCATCGCCGGGGGCCTCGTCCTGGGTCTGCTTGCCACTCTCGCGGTCAAGCAGCGCCGCACGGAGTTCGGCATCCTGCTGTCCTTGGGCGAGACGAAGTGGAAGCTGGTCGCCCAGCAGTGCGTCGAGACCGTGGTCGTCGTGGTCCTCGCCATCGGTCTGAGCTCGGTGTTCTCCCAGAACTTGACTCAGAAGGCAGGCGACACGTTGCTGCACGACCAGGCCGCCTCGGCCCAGCGGAAGATCAACGCCTGGCAGCCGCCGCCCCCCGGCTCCACCGGACTGGAACAGGGCATCGACCCGAACTCCGCGCCGGTCAAGGGCGCCGACCCCATAGACAAGATCGCTGTCCGGCTGCAGCCGTCGGACGTCGCCACCGTCGCCGGTATCGGTCTGGGCATCGGTCTGCTGGCCACCGCGATTCCCGCCGCCTCCGCGCTGCGCCTCAACCCCCGCCGCATCCTCACCAAGGGCAAGTGA
- a CDS encoding ABC transporter ATP-binding protein gives MNQTAPAVTPPALQFADVSHIYQNQRRRTTVLKQIDLAFERGTFYTVLGPSGSGKTTLLSLASGLDSPTKGIIRFDGQDLAELGLGRYRNKHAATVFQQYNLLTYMTALQNVITAMEITGAKPPTGRRKAHALELLAKVGLDPDMADRNVLKLSGGQQQRVAIARALACDVDILFADEPTGNLDEDTADGIIGIFQELAHTQNKCVIVVTHSQTLAARSDRTLTLRKGKVAVGAA, from the coding sequence ATGAACCAGACCGCACCCGCCGTCACGCCGCCCGCCCTGCAGTTCGCGGATGTCAGCCACATCTACCAGAACCAGCGACGCCGGACCACCGTGCTCAAGCAGATCGACCTGGCCTTCGAACGCGGCACCTTCTACACCGTCCTCGGCCCCTCGGGCAGTGGCAAGACCACGCTCCTCAGCCTGGCCAGCGGGCTGGACAGCCCCACCAAGGGAATCATTCGCTTCGACGGACAGGACCTGGCCGAACTCGGCCTGGGCCGCTACCGCAACAAGCACGCAGCCACCGTCTTCCAGCAGTACAACCTGCTCACCTATATGACGGCGCTGCAGAACGTCATCACCGCCATGGAGATCACCGGCGCCAAGCCGCCCACGGGACGGCGCAAAGCTCATGCGCTGGAACTGCTCGCCAAAGTCGGCCTCGACCCAGACATGGCCGACCGCAACGTCCTCAAACTCTCCGGCGGGCAGCAACAACGCGTCGCCATCGCCCGGGCCCTCGCCTGCGACGTGGACATCCTCTTCGCCGACGAACCGACCGGAAACCTCGACGAGGACACCGCCGACGGCATCATCGGCATCTTCCAGGAGCTGGCGCACACGCAGAACAAGTGCGTCATCGTGGTCACCCACAGCCAGACCCTCGCCGCCCGGTCCGACCGGACGCTGACACTGCGCAAGGGCAAGGTCGCCGTGGGAGCCGCCTGA
- a CDS encoding sensor histidine kinase, translated as MPLTWSARMRRRLRKMPFRGRIAAAFAVLFVLSGAVLLAFVVVLARYGTTQQVRDIDVVSGVGPVGPFSVASPAGTTTPVSPTTPGGTSLPLPHGTDSDGIAIKLVDRTVAAVQGAALQQMLLWSGVGLVLITLLASVVGWWIAGRALRPVAAVTDAARRISEENLHERLALTGPDDELHKLADTFDIMLERLEKAFAGQRRFVTNASHELRTPLAVQRTSLQVGLADPLPDGLADVREDLLAVNREAEKLIDSLLVLARSDSGLQETEEVDLAAMARQLTGALQPAARAKDLSLTLTADQPLRVEGDPTLLRHLQTNLLDNALQYNRPGGTVTVHLADRALTVANTGSTIEPDQVADLFEPFRRLGQDRIGTTGHGLGLSIARSIADAHRANITAHPGQDGGLTVRVTFRAT; from the coding sequence GTGCCGTTGACCTGGTCGGCCCGTATGCGCCGCCGCCTGCGCAAGATGCCCTTCCGGGGCAGGATCGCCGCCGCCTTCGCCGTCTTGTTCGTACTGTCGGGGGCCGTGCTGTTGGCCTTCGTGGTGGTGCTGGCTCGCTACGGGACCACCCAGCAGGTGCGGGACATCGATGTGGTCTCCGGCGTCGGCCCGGTGGGGCCGTTCAGCGTGGCGAGTCCGGCGGGCACGACCACGCCGGTGAGCCCGACGACCCCGGGTGGGACGAGCCTCCCCCTCCCGCACGGCACCGATTCCGACGGCATCGCCATCAAGCTGGTCGACCGGACGGTGGCCGCCGTACAGGGCGCGGCGCTGCAGCAGATGCTCCTGTGGTCCGGCGTCGGGTTGGTACTGATCACCCTGCTCGCTTCTGTCGTGGGGTGGTGGATCGCCGGGCGTGCGCTGCGGCCGGTGGCGGCGGTGACGGACGCGGCGCGCAGGATCAGTGAGGAGAACCTGCACGAGCGTCTCGCTCTCACCGGACCGGACGACGAGCTCCACAAACTCGCCGACACCTTCGACATCATGCTCGAACGTCTGGAGAAGGCGTTCGCCGGCCAGCGCCGCTTCGTCACCAACGCCTCGCACGAACTGCGCACCCCGCTGGCCGTGCAGCGGACAAGCCTGCAGGTCGGACTGGCCGACCCCCTGCCCGACGGACTGGCGGATGTACGAGAGGACCTGCTGGCCGTCAACCGCGAGGCGGAGAAACTGATCGACTCACTGCTCGTTCTGGCCCGCAGCGACAGCGGCCTGCAGGAGACCGAAGAGGTCGACCTCGCCGCGATGGCACGCCAGTTGACCGGCGCACTGCAGCCCGCCGCCCGGGCGAAGGACCTCTCGCTCACCCTGACGGCGGACCAGCCGCTCCGGGTCGAGGGCGATCCCACTCTGCTGCGTCACCTGCAGACGAACCTGCTCGACAACGCCCTTCAGTACAACCGGCCCGGCGGCACCGTCACCGTCCATCTCGCCGACCGTGCCCTGACCGTCGCCAACACCGGCAGCACCATCGAACCGGACCAGGTCGCCGATCTCTTCGAGCCCTTCCGCCGCCTCGGCCAGGACCGTATCGGCACCACCGGTCACGGCCTGGGCCTGTCCATCGCCAGATCCATCGCCGACGCCCACCGCGCGAACATCACCGCCCACCCCGGCCAGGACGGAGGGCTGACCGTCCGCGTCACCTTCCGCGCCACCTGA
- a CDS encoding ABC transporter permease: MNFVKRAAFSLGARRGKTSLLLGILLVVCTLLLGGFLLRDTTTRQEAEAQRRIGVDVTVRGAKLTSHAVDTLGSSPVVQRYNPVLRGVSKPPGLPLVTSNLPKPGRPEGDSDRGQDGLAVNGIRDSGMLLDFSTGRSTIVAGRGLTSQDNARKVVLVSRRLAAKNHLKVGGTVPLASPDGRHTDSFTVAGVYEDSRQDPPQWVAPSELSANQVYAPAAALSALGFGTRPDEAVFKIRSPEQARQLHTEAARLLGTDGFRFDINDKAYRDQVLPLQRVGTFTTALVWLITLSGAVILTLIVTMTIRDRRDELGMLLALGEKKWKLIGQHTVEVAAVLLPALALAALAGQSLAHHAGTMLLVREQHSVTAGQNPADQNPTVSDIRMDIGDLGKVAAIGLGIALVATAVPGIGILRLHPRSILTDTE; the protein is encoded by the coding sequence ATGAACTTCGTCAAGCGGGCTGCCTTCAGCCTGGGGGCCAGAAGAGGAAAGACCAGCCTTCTGCTCGGCATTCTCCTGGTGGTCTGCACACTGCTGCTGGGCGGCTTCCTGCTCCGGGACACGACCACCCGCCAGGAGGCCGAGGCCCAGCGGCGTATCGGCGTGGACGTCACGGTGCGCGGCGCCAAGCTGACCTCACACGCGGTCGACACGCTTGGTTCCTCCCCGGTGGTGCAGCGGTACAACCCGGTGCTGCGCGGAGTGAGCAAGCCTCCGGGGCTGCCTCTCGTGACCTCGAACCTGCCGAAACCCGGCCGGCCGGAAGGAGACAGCGACCGGGGCCAGGACGGACTGGCGGTGAACGGCATCCGTGACTCGGGGATGCTCCTCGACTTCTCCACCGGCCGTTCCACGATCGTTGCCGGTCGCGGGCTCACCTCGCAGGACAACGCCCGCAAGGTCGTTCTGGTCAGCCGGCGCCTGGCCGCGAAGAATCATCTGAAGGTCGGCGGCACCGTCCCCCTGGCCTCCCCCGACGGCAGGCACACGGACTCCTTCACCGTCGCCGGCGTGTACGAGGACTCCCGCCAGGACCCGCCCCAGTGGGTGGCGCCCAGCGAGCTGTCCGCGAACCAGGTGTACGCCCCGGCCGCCGCCCTGTCCGCGCTCGGCTTCGGAACCAGGCCCGACGAAGCCGTCTTCAAGATCCGCTCTCCTGAGCAGGCCCGGCAATTGCACACGGAAGCCGCCCGGTTGCTCGGCACCGACGGCTTCCGCTTCGACATCAACGACAAGGCGTACCGCGACCAGGTCCTGCCACTGCAGCGGGTCGGGACGTTCACCACCGCCCTGGTCTGGCTGATCACCCTGTCCGGAGCGGTGATCCTCACGCTGATCGTGACCATGACGATCAGGGACCGCCGCGACGAACTGGGCATGCTGCTCGCCCTGGGCGAGAAGAAGTGGAAACTCATCGGCCAGCACACCGTGGAGGTCGCGGCCGTCCTGCTGCCCGCCCTCGCTCTGGCAGCCCTGGCCGGCCAGTCCCTGGCCCACCACGCGGGCACCATGCTGCTGGTTCGCGAGCAGCACAGCGTCACCGCCGGCCAGAACCCCGCCGACCAGAACCCCACGGTGTCGGACATCCGCATGGACATCGGCGACCTCGGCAAGGTCGCCGCCATCGGCCTGGGCATCGCCTTGGTCGCCACCGCCGTCCCCGGCATCGGGATTCTCCGACTGCACCCGCGCTCCATCCTCACCGACACCGAATAG